In Myxococcales bacterium, a genomic segment contains:
- a CDS encoding ATP-binding cassette domain-containing protein, whose translation MSGGERRRVALARLLVASPDLAILDEPTNHLDVETIDWLEEHLEKRTEARSCS comes from the coding sequence ATGAGCGGCGGTGAGCGGAGGCGCGTGGCCCTGGCGCGGCTCCTCGTGGCCTCACCGGATCTCGCCATCCTCGACGAGCCGACCAACCACCTCGACGTCGAGACCATCGACTGGCTCGAGGAGCACCTCGAGAAGCGCACCGAGGCGCGGTCTTGCTCGTGA
- a CDS encoding ATP-binding cassette domain-containing protein, with protein sequence MALEERTEANRQNFLRRELEWLARQPKARTTKQKARIERAETAKAAVLARRTESVQLAIEEARSGKTVLELHGFGLDIGGQRLIESLDLFLTEGERVAIVGRNGTGKTSLLRAVVGELAATRGRLVQGANTKVAYFDQERTGLDLDKTVFENVSEGGAVEIGGVRLEPRAYLERFLFDGHAQRQKVASLSGGERASRFGEDAARQDEPGALGRADQRSRRRHAGRARGDARELRRLGHRRHPRSLLPRSHRDLAPRLRGRWQGHAVPGQLRDVPAPQEGAGGRGRTRRKGGSQGERGAEGLGQGRRPGGEGREEQALLQGAKRARNPSGAHRDRGARDGRSRNDAVRSEPLQGRARAPSRAHGLARGEEEARGRALRAMGSPRSEGLSRFPSRIGPVRQGIAAMMGRASSFITPSSLNDWSRGKTLLTTPRESDGLL encoded by the coding sequence ATGGCGCTCGAGGAGCGCACCGAGGCGAACCGGCAGAATTTCCTTCGTCGTGAGCTCGAGTGGCTCGCGCGGCAGCCCAAAGCGCGAACCACGAAGCAGAAGGCGCGCATCGAGCGGGCCGAGACGGCGAAGGCCGCGGTACTCGCAAGAAGGACGGAGAGCGTTCAGCTCGCCATCGAAGAGGCCCGCAGCGGCAAGACGGTCCTCGAACTCCACGGCTTCGGCCTCGACATCGGCGGCCAACGCCTCATCGAGTCGCTGGACCTCTTCCTCACGGAAGGCGAGCGCGTCGCCATCGTCGGGCGCAACGGCACGGGAAAGACGAGCCTCCTCCGCGCCGTCGTCGGCGAGCTCGCCGCCACGCGCGGCCGGTTGGTGCAGGGCGCCAACACCAAGGTCGCCTACTTCGACCAAGAGCGAACCGGCCTCGACCTCGACAAAACCGTCTTTGAAAACGTGAGCGAAGGCGGTGCCGTCGAGATCGGCGGCGTCAGGCTCGAGCCCCGCGCCTACCTCGAGCGTTTCCTCTTCGACGGCCACGCGCAGCGGCAAAAGGTCGCGTCGCTCTCCGGCGGCGAGCGCGCGAGCCGCTTTGGCGAAGACGCTGCAAGGCAAGACGAACCTGGTGCTCTTGGACGAGCCGACCAACGATCTCGACGTCGACACGCTGGCCGCGCTCGAGGAGATGCTCGTGAGCTTCGGCGGCTCGGCCATCGTCGTCACCCACGATCGCTTCTTCCTCGATCGCATCGCGACCTCGCTCCTCGTCTTCGAGGGCGATGGCAAGGTCACGCGGTACCCGGGCAACTACGAGACGTACCGGCGCCTCAAGAAGGAGCAGGCGGCCGAGGGCGAACGCGACGCAAAGGCGGAAGCCAAGGCGAGCGTGGCGCCGAAGGCCTCGGCCAAGGCCGACGCCCCGGAGGCGAAGGCCGCGAAGAGCAAGCTCTCTTACAAGGAGCGAAGCGAGCTCGAAACCCTTCCGGCGCGCATCGAGACCGAGGAGCGCGAGATGGGCGCTCTCGAAACGACGCTGTCCGATCCGAACCTCTACAAGGAAGGGCCCGAGCGCCTTCGCGAGCTCACGGCCTCGCTAGAGGCGAAGAAGAAGCTCGTGGCCGAGCTCTACGTGCGATGGGAAGCCCTCGAAGCGAAGGGCTGAGCAGGTTCCCCTCGAGGATCGGCCCCGTGCGTCAGGGCATCGCTGCAATGATGGGGCGCGCGTCGAGCTTCATCACGCCGTCTTCGCTAAACGATTGGTCGAGGGGAAAGACACTGCTCACGACTCCGCGCGAGTCCGACGGGTTGCTTTGA
- a CDS encoding serine/threonine protein kinase: MLPAEKSSEAAVAGFEREVQLTAQLTGPHVVAIFDYGRSDDGTFYYAMEYLDGLDLERLVVGWGPQPPARVAGILAQVCDALAEAHARGLVHRDIKPANILLCERGTRCDVAKVVDFGLVRHVAAEDGVVAGTPGFLAPEALAGPSELSVSVDLYAVGAVAYFLLAGRLPFEGDTAAKLIEAQLRERAPTLSSRGISIDADLEALVLRCLEREPALRPASAAELGAQLSSLVGKLSPWGEPDARQWWSSFRRQRAERQESDVADTAPVASTLLIAHR, encoded by the coding sequence TTGCTACCGGCGGAGAAGAGCAGCGAGGCCGCAGTGGCTGGCTTCGAGCGCGAAGTCCAGCTGACGGCGCAGCTGACGGGCCCTCACGTCGTCGCCATTTTCGACTACGGGCGCTCGGACGACGGCACGTTCTATTATGCGATGGAGTATCTCGATGGCCTCGACCTCGAGCGGCTGGTGGTCGGCTGGGGCCCGCAACCGCCGGCTCGCGTAGCTGGCATCTTGGCTCAAGTATGCGATGCCCTCGCGGAGGCGCACGCTCGCGGATTGGTCCATCGCGACATCAAGCCGGCGAACATCCTCTTGTGTGAGCGTGGAACGCGGTGCGATGTGGCGAAGGTTGTCGACTTCGGGCTCGTGCGGCACGTGGCCGCAGAGGATGGCGTCGTGGCCGGCACGCCGGGTTTTTTGGCGCCCGAGGCGCTTGCGGGGCCCAGCGAGCTCTCCGTCAGCGTCGATCTCTACGCCGTCGGCGCCGTGGCGTACTTTCTCCTCGCGGGGCGCTTGCCCTTCGAAGGCGACACAGCCGCCAAGCTCATCGAGGCTCAGCTACGCGAGCGTGCGCCGACGCTCTCGTCGCGTGGAATCTCCATCGATGCCGACCTCGAAGCGCTCGTGCTCCGATGCCTTGAGCGGGAGCCGGCGTTGCGCCCCGCGTCCGCGGCGGAGCTCGGAGCGCAGCTGTCCTCGCTGGTGGGCAAGCTCAGTCCGTGGGGGGAGCCGGATGCGCGCCAGTGGTGGAGCAGCTTCAGGCGCCAGCGCGCCGAGCGCCAAGAGTCCGACGTCGCCGACACGGCTCCCGTAGCCTCGACGCTGCTGATCGCACATCGATAG
- a CDS encoding AMP-binding protein has protein sequence MNKRTVMEVMESVASRHASRPALGHKVGGTYQTLSWKDYRDKVRLCARGFMKLGLEPKQGVSIIGFNCVAWVVADLAAIYAGGFPANIYTTNTPDQCQYIADHSDSAVVVVEDQAQLNKFLSVRDRLPKVKAFVVMQGKVEGEGVYTFDQVLELGRDVPEADLEARIAGQKPDDVCTLIYTSGTTGDPKAVMISHDNITFVAEAVKTLIDFSEETFLSYLPLSHIAEQVVSIHGPMAAAGCTYFAESMEKLGENLREVHPTIFFGVPRVWEKIQAKMVEAGSKNTGLKKKIAVWARKQGLAGGYADQGGTARPMLYEVANALVFKKVRVALGLDRCRFAITSAAPISRGTLEFFLSLGIPLMEVYGMSECTGPATVSLPNRYKTGSVGTVIPGTETKIAEDGEICMRGRHVFKGYYKNPEATAEALDADGWLHSGDIGEFDKEGFLRITDRKKDLLITAGGENIAPQVLEGKLRDISVVGHAVVVGDREKHLAALLTIDLTKLEEARSRAGSDAKTLPEAAKCEKLHRWLQGEVDAVNRDLARVQAIKKIKILPAELSVETGELTPTMKIKRKVIYKKYEAEIRAFYDEA, from the coding sequence GTGAACAAGCGAACGGTGATGGAGGTGATGGAGTCTGTGGCGTCGCGTCACGCCTCGAGGCCAGCGCTCGGCCACAAGGTCGGCGGCACCTACCAAACGCTCTCGTGGAAGGACTACCGCGACAAGGTCCGGCTCTGCGCGCGCGGCTTCATGAAGCTCGGCCTCGAGCCGAAGCAGGGCGTCTCTATCATCGGTTTCAACTGCGTCGCGTGGGTCGTGGCCGATCTGGCGGCGATCTACGCCGGCGGCTTCCCGGCGAACATCTACACGACCAACACCCCCGATCAGTGCCAATACATCGCCGACCACAGCGACTCGGCCGTGGTCGTCGTCGAGGACCAGGCGCAGCTCAACAAGTTCCTCTCGGTCAGAGACCGTCTGCCGAAGGTCAAGGCGTTCGTCGTCATGCAGGGCAAAGTCGAAGGCGAGGGCGTCTACACCTTCGACCAGGTGCTCGAGCTCGGCCGCGACGTACCCGAAGCGGATCTCGAAGCGCGCATCGCCGGCCAAAAGCCCGATGACGTCTGCACGCTCATCTACACCTCCGGCACGACGGGCGATCCGAAGGCGGTGATGATCAGCCACGACAACATCACCTTCGTGGCCGAGGCGGTGAAGACCCTCATCGACTTCTCCGAGGAGACGTTCCTCTCGTATTTGCCCCTCAGCCACATCGCCGAGCAGGTCGTGAGCATCCACGGGCCCATGGCGGCTGCAGGGTGCACGTATTTCGCAGAGAGCATGGAAAAGCTCGGCGAAAACCTCCGCGAGGTGCACCCCACGATCTTCTTCGGCGTGCCCCGCGTCTGGGAGAAGATCCAGGCCAAGATGGTCGAGGCGGGGTCCAAGAACACGGGCCTCAAGAAGAAGATCGCGGTCTGGGCGCGCAAGCAAGGTTTGGCCGGCGGTTACGCCGATCAAGGCGGCACGGCCCGCCCCATGTTGTACGAGGTGGCCAACGCCCTCGTCTTCAAGAAGGTGCGTGTAGCGCTCGGCCTCGATCGGTGTCGCTTCGCCATCACGTCGGCGGCGCCCATCTCGCGGGGCACCCTCGAGTTCTTCCTGAGCCTCGGCATTCCGCTCATGGAGGTCTACGGCATGAGCGAGTGCACGGGCCCCGCGACGGTGTCGCTCCCCAATCGCTACAAGACCGGCTCCGTGGGGACGGTCATTCCCGGCACGGAGACCAAGATCGCCGAAGACGGCGAAATCTGCATGCGCGGTCGCCACGTCTTCAAGGGCTACTACAAGAACCCGGAGGCCACCGCCGAGGCGCTCGACGCCGACGGCTGGCTTCATTCGGGCGACATCGGGGAGTTCGACAAGGAGGGCTTCCTTCGGATCACCGATCGAAAGAAGGATCTGCTCATCACCGCCGGAGGCGAGAACATCGCGCCGCAGGTGCTCGAAGGAAAGCTCCGCGACATCTCGGTGGTCGGTCATGCCGTCGTCGTCGGCGATCGCGAGAAGCACCTCGCGGCGCTCCTCACCATCGATCTTACGAAGCTCGAGGAGGCTCGCTCGCGGGCCGGCTCCGACGCCAAGACGCTCCCCGAAGCGGCGAAGTGCGAGAAGCTCCACCGCTGGCTGCAGGGCGAGGTCGACGCGGTGAATCGCGACCTCGCGCGCGTGCAGGCCATCAAGAAGATTAAGATCCTTCCTGCCGAGTTGAGCGTCGAGACGGGTGAGCTCACGCCGACGATGAAGATCAAGCGCAAGGTCATCTACAAGAAGTACGAGGCCGAGATCCGCGCATTTTACGACGAGGCTTGA
- the proC gene encoding pyrroline-5-carboxylate reductase, whose product MQGWPKTIGFLGGGNMAAALVKGLLQSKLVGPEHIVVSDVKRERLDALASAHGVGVTTDNHELAKSVDVLVIAVKPQVVDKALLAIGKDVSTKTLVVSVAAGVPIESLESRLADGVHVVRAMPNTPAIVLAGATALSAGTHATDSDMTTASQLFAAVGKTAILDEVLLDAVTGLSGSGPAYVMLIIEALADGGVKMGLHRDTSLMLAAQTVYGSAKLLLETGEHPGRLKDQVTSPGGTAIAGLHTLESGALRKTLIDAVETASLRAAQLGEQMAAKMRRG is encoded by the coding sequence ATGCAGGGCTGGCCGAAGACGATCGGGTTTTTGGGTGGTGGCAACATGGCCGCGGCGCTCGTGAAGGGCCTCCTTCAATCGAAGCTCGTCGGCCCTGAGCACATCGTCGTCAGCGACGTGAAGCGCGAGCGTCTCGATGCGCTCGCGAGCGCCCACGGCGTTGGCGTCACCACCGACAACCACGAGCTGGCGAAGTCCGTCGACGTGCTCGTGATCGCCGTCAAACCGCAGGTCGTCGACAAGGCGCTCCTCGCCATTGGCAAAGACGTCTCCACCAAGACCCTCGTGGTGTCCGTCGCAGCGGGCGTTCCCATTGAGTCGCTCGAGTCGCGGCTCGCCGACGGCGTGCATGTCGTGCGCGCCATGCCTAACACGCCGGCCATCGTCCTCGCGGGGGCCACGGCCCTCTCGGCAGGGACGCACGCCACCGATTCCGACATGACCACGGCCAGTCAGCTCTTCGCCGCGGTGGGAAAGACAGCGATCCTGGACGAGGTGCTTCTCGACGCCGTCACCGGTCTCTCGGGCTCGGGCCCCGCCTACGTCATGCTCATCATCGAGGCGCTCGCCGACGGCGGCGTCAAGATGGGCCTTCACCGCGACACGTCGCTCATGCTCGCGGCGCAGACCGTCTACGGCTCGGCCAAGCTCTTGCTCGAGACCGGCGAACATCCCGGGCGGCTGAAGGACCAAGTGACGAGCCCCGGCGGGACGGCCATCGCAGGCCTTCACACGCTCGAATCGGGAGCGCTACGCAAGACGCTCATCGACGCCGTTGAAACGGCCAGCCTCCGCGCGGCTCAGCTGGGCGAGCAGATGGCCGCGAAGATGCGGCGCGGCTGA
- a CDS encoding kinase/pyrophosphorylase: protein MSDLRWIDVLSDSTGETAERVVRAAMLQFPHSGAQLRVHTRVRTPDQARPLLERAAQDGAVVVFTVVSPELREFIYVSSKELRVEALDLIGSLIGKLSTFLDRQPINLPSGMMPLSEEYFRRIEAVEFTVKSDDGKEPRNFKKADIVLVGVSRTSKTPLSTILAQRGLRVANLPLVLGIATPPELEEAPQSRIVGLTIELDKLVEIRKARLKQLGMPVDASYGLRDQVKEELDYAREIFRAHPEWPVIDVTGRAIEETAVIILESLKAHGDAQRARLASLV from the coding sequence GTGTCGGACCTCAGGTGGATTGACGTTCTCAGCGACTCGACCGGTGAAACCGCCGAGCGGGTCGTTCGCGCCGCGATGCTCCAGTTTCCCCACTCGGGTGCGCAGCTCCGCGTGCACACCCGCGTGCGCACGCCCGACCAGGCGCGTCCGCTGCTTGAGCGAGCGGCACAAGACGGGGCCGTCGTGGTCTTTACCGTGGTGAGCCCCGAGCTGCGTGAGTTCATCTACGTGTCGAGCAAGGAGCTCCGCGTCGAGGCGCTCGACCTCATCGGCTCGCTCATCGGCAAGCTCTCGACGTTCCTCGATCGGCAGCCCATCAACCTGCCGAGCGGGATGATGCCGCTCAGTGAGGAATACTTCCGCCGCATCGAGGCCGTGGAGTTCACCGTCAAGAGCGACGACGGCAAGGAGCCGCGCAACTTCAAGAAGGCGGACATCGTCCTCGTGGGAGTGAGCCGCACGTCGAAGACGCCGCTCTCCACCATCCTCGCGCAGCGCGGCCTGCGCGTCGCCAACCTGCCCCTGGTGCTCGGCATCGCGACGCCGCCGGAGCTCGAGGAAGCGCCGCAGTCGCGGATCGTTGGGCTGACCATCGAGCTCGACAAGCTCGTCGAAATCCGAAAAGCCCGGCTCAAGCAGCTCGGCATGCCGGTCGACGCAAGCTACGGCCTCCGCGATCAGGTCAAAGAAGAGCTCGACTACGCGCGGGAGATCTTCCGGGCCCACCCCGAATGGCCCGTCATCGACGTGACCGGGCGCGCCATCGAGGAGACCGCCGTCATCATTCTCGAGTCGCTCAAGGCTCACGGCGACGCTCAACGCGCTCGTTTGGCTTCGTTGGTGTAG
- a CDS encoding protein kinase: MTEPRGKGNEGFSTTVEAGEGGSPPASVRSIGTIIAGKYVVERILGRGGMGIVFGARHQTLGEPVAIKFMSSEAAKDPTSAERFLREARASLRVKGEHVVRVLDVGLEEGIPYLVMEYLEGTDLATELADRGPLAIHDVALYILQACEALAEAHGHGIVHRDIKPSNLFLATRPDGSPMLKVLDFGIAKALVEVGEDTPALTDTRAVFGSPAYMSPEQIRSAKHVDARTDIWALGVVMYELLTGQHPFSGESSVAILASVSADTPKPIRSLRADIPRDFAQAVERCLEKDPNRRTASVLDLAIALEPFAPAGQVSTDRIRRLSGLSEGRVRARRALPSSGDVTKDATGAPWSTTHRPRRRRGPLLLGIFVLVAAGGASAVFLRARAVKPLAPAGPATVAVTTNPEPKSPVPNAITAQAPTATPTPEPSGGAAPVDAGAGSTRVAGKRQSATTPPPSRLTLAPSASAAAAPPPQVAAPSVPAPPVPTPPAPPPQPAAPAGIDEIEGQRR, translated from the coding sequence GTGACGGAGCCGAGAGGAAAAGGCAACGAGGGGTTCTCGACGACCGTGGAAGCCGGCGAGGGCGGCAGCCCGCCGGCGTCCGTGCGGAGCATCGGCACGATCATCGCGGGCAAGTACGTCGTCGAGCGGATCCTCGGACGGGGCGGCATGGGCATCGTGTTCGGCGCGCGTCACCAGACGCTAGGCGAACCGGTCGCCATCAAGTTCATGAGCTCGGAGGCGGCCAAAGACCCGACCTCCGCAGAGCGCTTCTTGCGGGAAGCTCGCGCGTCACTCCGCGTGAAAGGGGAGCACGTCGTTCGCGTGCTGGACGTCGGCCTCGAAGAGGGAATTCCGTACCTCGTCATGGAGTACCTCGAGGGCACGGACCTCGCCACCGAGCTCGCCGACCGGGGCCCGCTGGCGATCCATGATGTTGCACTCTACATCCTTCAGGCGTGCGAAGCGCTGGCGGAGGCCCACGGCCATGGCATCGTGCATCGCGACATCAAGCCCTCGAACCTGTTCTTGGCGACGCGGCCCGACGGCTCGCCGATGCTCAAGGTGCTCGACTTCGGGATCGCCAAGGCCCTCGTGGAGGTCGGCGAAGACACGCCGGCGCTGACCGATACGCGCGCCGTCTTTGGCTCGCCGGCGTACATGTCGCCAGAGCAAATCCGCAGCGCCAAACATGTCGACGCGCGCACCGACATCTGGGCCCTCGGCGTCGTGATGTACGAGCTCTTGACGGGCCAACATCCGTTCTCCGGTGAAAGCTCGGTGGCCATCCTCGCGAGCGTCTCGGCCGACACGCCGAAGCCCATCCGCTCGCTGAGGGCAGACATTCCGCGCGACTTTGCCCAGGCAGTTGAGCGCTGCCTGGAGAAAGATCCGAATCGCCGCACGGCGTCTGTGCTCGACCTCGCCATCGCGCTCGAGCCCTTCGCGCCGGCGGGTCAGGTGTCGACGGACCGCATCCGGCGCCTCTCGGGCCTCTCGGAAGGGCGCGTTCGCGCGAGGCGCGCGTTGCCTTCTAGCGGCGACGTGACGAAGGACGCGACGGGCGCGCCTTGGTCCACGACGCACCGGCCCCGGAGGCGACGCGGGCCGCTCTTGCTCGGCATCTTCGTGCTCGTCGCCGCGGGCGGCGCCTCCGCCGTGTTTCTGCGTGCGCGCGCGGTGAAGCCCCTCGCTCCGGCAGGCCCCGCGACCGTCGCGGTGACAACGAACCCCGAGCCGAAGAGTCCTGTGCCCAACGCGATAACCGCGCAAGCCCCCACGGCAACACCGACACCGGAACCGAGCGGAGGGGCGGCCCCGGTCGACGCGGGCGCGGGCTCGACAAGGGTCGCGGGGAAGCGGCAAAGCGCCACCACACCTCCGCCGAGTCGCCTAACGCTCGCGCCATCGGCTTCAGCGGCGGCGGCGCCTCCTCCGCAGGTCGCGGCGCCGTCCGTGCCCGCGCCACCCGTGCCTACACCTCCGGCCCCGCCGCCGCAGCCCGCCGCACCAGCAGGCATCGACGAGATCGAAGGCCAGCGAAGGTAG
- a CDS encoding tetratricopeptide repeat protein yields MMLSAKPWTPALALLVLFSAPLAHAQDASEAPPAKAPPPTLLEGRGGDAAQVNTLAERFFVEGRVLLARGDAEGACARFEASRKLDPAAAGTLLNLGLCNVALERYATAADFFNQVVESSRGTRQDRVERASQHLKDIEAKISYLRVVVPEEAKIAGLVVRLDGVELPPNKWGVELPTDGGTRTLEATAPQKTSFRLEVPLEKVRGRGFVTVPKLADVPDTTRAGYTLATVGGVLFLVGAGLGISVARSAAASSRTRARRQTRGRKRSATTS; encoded by the coding sequence ATGATGCTCTCCGCGAAGCCTTGGACTCCAGCGTTGGCGTTGCTCGTCCTCTTCTCGGCGCCGCTCGCACACGCCCAGGACGCCTCAGAAGCGCCGCCAGCGAAAGCGCCGCCGCCAACGTTGCTTGAAGGGCGAGGCGGTGACGCCGCGCAAGTGAACACGCTGGCGGAGCGATTCTTCGTCGAGGGGCGCGTACTCCTCGCGCGCGGCGACGCCGAGGGAGCTTGCGCCCGCTTCGAAGCGAGTCGCAAGCTCGACCCGGCCGCGGCAGGCACGCTGCTGAACCTCGGTCTCTGCAACGTGGCGCTCGAGCGTTATGCGACGGCCGCCGACTTCTTCAACCAAGTCGTCGAGTCGTCGCGCGGCACGCGCCAAGATCGCGTGGAGCGTGCCTCGCAGCACCTCAAGGACATCGAGGCCAAGATTTCCTATCTCCGCGTCGTCGTCCCCGAGGAGGCAAAGATCGCGGGCCTCGTTGTGCGCCTCGACGGCGTCGAGCTTCCGCCGAACAAGTGGGGAGTTGAGCTCCCCACGGACGGTGGCACCCGAACCTTGGAGGCCACGGCCCCTCAAAAGACGTCGTTTCGCCTCGAAGTTCCGCTTGAAAAGGTTCGTGGACGCGGCTTTGTCACCGTGCCGAAGCTCGCCGACGTGCCGGACACGACGCGGGCCGGGTACACCTTGGCAACCGTCGGCGGCGTGTTGTTCCTCGTGGGAGCCGGCCTCGGCATCTCCGTGGCCCGGAGTGCGGCGGCCTCTTCAAGGACACGTGCGCGGCGGCAAACAAGGGGACGCAAACGGAGCGCGACGACAAGCTGA